A genomic window from Cytobacillus suaedae includes:
- a CDS encoding CAP domain-containing protein, with the protein MDQLDQRLQTSETDVNSKTEVPKPELTTPIEQAFSIYNVELGETRNDIEQRIGSPSRSTLNEYGLMWNTYHDDYQNFIMISYNENDVVVGLYTPHDLISSTYGIKRGSSKASVLEKLGTPLDKIRKGMTYYQFEKDRDYDVFLVDDSYVTVFYDQHQQDTVTSIQIVSEETEKSKKEFYTASSETLKEGFEYQLFDLTNATRINHDLPILSWDDHVKEIARKHSFDMAENNYFSHTNLDGQSPFDRMLEDDILFTVAGENLAYGQFSSIFAHEGLMNSIGHRENILQPDFRNLGVGVAFNTKSQPYYTQKFYTN; encoded by the coding sequence ATGGATCAGCTTGATCAAAGGTTACAAACATCAGAAACAGATGTGAATTCAAAAACCGAGGTCCCAAAACCTGAGTTAACAACTCCAATAGAGCAAGCCTTTTCGATATATAATGTTGAACTTGGTGAGACCCGAAATGATATAGAACAAAGGATTGGCTCACCGAGTAGATCTACCCTTAACGAATATGGTCTTATGTGGAATACCTATCATGATGATTATCAAAACTTTATCATGATCTCCTATAATGAAAACGATGTGGTTGTGGGATTATATACTCCTCATGACCTCATCTCCTCAACGTACGGTATAAAAAGAGGAAGCTCAAAGGCATCTGTATTAGAGAAATTAGGTACCCCACTTGATAAGATTAGAAAAGGAATGACCTATTACCAATTTGAAAAAGACCGTGATTATGATGTGTTTTTAGTTGATGATAGCTATGTCACTGTCTTTTACGATCAGCATCAACAAGATACTGTTACTTCCATACAAATCGTAAGTGAAGAAACAGAAAAAAGTAAAAAAGAATTTTATACAGCTTCTAGTGAAACATTAAAAGAAGGCTTTGAGTACCAGTTGTTCGACTTAACAAATGCCACTCGTATTAATCATGATTTACCTATTCTTTCATGGGATGATCATGTAAAGGAAATCGCTCGCAAACATAGTTTTGATATGGCGGAAAATAATTATTTTTCACACACTAACCTTGATGGCCAGTCCCCTTTTGACAGGATGCTGGAAGACGATATACTTTTTACAGTTGCAGGGGAAAATTTAGCATATGGACAATTTAGTAGCATATTCGCTCATGAGGGATTAATGAACTCCATAGGTCACAGAGAAAATATCCTCCAGCCTGACTTTAGAAACTTAGGGGTAGGGGTTGCCTTTAATACAAAATCACAGCCCTATTATACACAAAAGTTTTATACAAACTAA
- a CDS encoding transcriptional repressor, whose amino-acid sequence MEEDQYKELIPFLKEHGLRITPQRLIILKTIMSLKGHPTVDDIHREIPHISVATIYNNIKLFVKLKILKELPYGNGFSKFELHKSNHYHVICETCGAIVDFDYPSLVEVEKVVLKLTHFNIRTHHFEIYGECAVCQEDN is encoded by the coding sequence GTGGAAGAAGATCAATACAAGGAACTCATTCCCTTTCTCAAAGAACATGGTTTACGGATCACACCTCAGAGACTTATTATCCTAAAAACAATCATGTCACTAAAAGGGCATCCAACAGTTGATGATATCCATCGTGAAATACCCCATATTAGTGTTGCAACCATTTATAACAATATTAAATTATTCGTGAAACTTAAAATTCTAAAAGAACTTCCCTATGGTAACGGTTTTAGCAAATTTGAGTTGCACAAGTCGAACCATTACCACGTAATATGTGAAACATGCGGTGCTATCGTAGATTTTGACTATCCCAGTCTGGTAGAAGTCGAAAAAGTCGTACTTAAGCTAACACACTTTAACATTCGTACTCACCATTTTGAAATCTATGGTGAATGTGCTGTTTGTCAGGAAGATAATTAG
- a CDS encoding OsmC family protein — protein MRKIPTYPNKLQTRVEGTIEAPEGVLKITKIRCHYELKIPAGKREAAERALHVFEKGCPVAQTLKGNVEFMHSWDIEEYEEE, from the coding sequence GTGCGTAAAATCCCAACGTATCCAAACAAGTTGCAAACGAGGGTTGAAGGAACCATAGAAGCACCAGAGGGTGTTTTAAAGATTACCAAAATTCGTTGCCACTATGAATTAAAAATCCCAGCAGGAAAAAGAGAAGCTGCTGAACGTGCTTTACATGTTTTTGAAAAGGGCTGTCCAGTTGCTCAAACCTTAAAGGGAAATGTTGAGTTCATGCATTCTTGGGACATCGAAGAATACGAGGAAGAATAA
- a CDS encoding DUF402 domain-containing protein: MLKRVYGNRPDWKRVVQREYYQTSIEDIEFSGHITLLKIKKVTEPLFVQYGEKKICIVDDGYMWLQHFPTNKHYSVTTMFNENGEVVQWYIDICYRIGIDERQIPWMDDLFLDIVVLNTGEVIRKDADELAQALHMGWIDQSMFNLANTVEEALLHNINKQNFQLLNLVQKHKDYLLGN, from the coding sequence GTGTTAAAAAGAGTATACGGGAATAGACCAGATTGGAAACGTGTTGTTCAAAGAGAGTATTACCAAACATCTATTGAGGATATTGAATTCTCTGGGCATATTACACTACTAAAAATAAAAAAAGTAACTGAACCATTATTTGTTCAATATGGTGAAAAAAAGATTTGCATTGTCGATGATGGTTATATGTGGCTTCAACATTTCCCGACGAACAAACATTATTCAGTAACAACAATGTTTAACGAGAATGGTGAAGTCGTGCAATGGTATATTGATATTTGCTATAGAATTGGTATTGATGAGAGACAGATCCCTTGGATGGATGATTTATTCCTGGATATTGTTGTGCTAAATACAGGTGAAGTCATTCGTAAAGATGCTGATGAATTGGCACAAGCTTTACATATGGGCTGGATTGACCAATCTATGTTTAATTTAGCGAACACAGTGGAAGAAGCTCTTCTTCATAATATTAACAAACAGAACTTTCAACTATTAAATCTAGTGCAGAAGCACAAAGACTACCTCTTGGGAAATTAA
- a CDS encoding dihydrofolate reductase — MGIQRNVILFIATSLDGLIAKEDDSLEWLFNVEGEGDNGYETFYNTVDTIIMGRKTYDQVLHLEKGNFPYKNKKCYVFSRSNMSSNEYVEFVSEDIRQFTNRLKNEEGKNIWLVGGGELLTTFIKERLIDEMIITIAPTIIGRGIPLFKDLENEIEYSLKEITRINQFAQLHYYLK, encoded by the coding sequence ATGGGAATTCAAAGAAATGTGATTTTATTTATTGCAACTAGTTTAGATGGTCTTATTGCAAAAGAGGACGACTCTCTAGAATGGTTGTTCAACGTTGAAGGTGAAGGTGATAATGGGTATGAAACATTTTACAACACAGTTGACACCATCATTATGGGCAGAAAGACATATGATCAAGTGCTCCATCTAGAGAAAGGCAATTTTCCATACAAGAACAAAAAGTGCTACGTGTTTTCACGCTCAAATATGTCTAGCAATGAATATGTTGAATTTGTAAGTGAGGATATTAGGCAATTTACAAATCGCTTAAAGAATGAGGAAGGAAAGAATATTTGGTTAGTTGGTGGAGGAGAACTTCTTACTACGTTTATTAAAGAGCGATTAATTGATGAGATGATCATAACCATCGCTCCGACCATAATTGGGAGGGGAATTCCATTATTTAAGGACTTAGAGAATGAGATAGAGTACTCCTTAAAGGAAATTACACGCATTAATCAGTTTGCTCAATTACATTACTACTTAAAATAA
- a CDS encoding DUF1189 domain-containing protein, which produces MGFFNKIIYSMGKFEKYPDMVKQGVGKAFLYLFLFTLLFGTIHSIIIGFQINKDIGGFVSDISGNIPEFTFSDGILDVKEPMPIIHEDLDGSTLIIDTTGQTTPDILDQYESATLILSDRVITKDNGFKSEEFSFGDFVGITFDQDDIVDKLPLLQWFSFIAAFFVWIGFFIGKLFSSLLLALVGLILVAIRKKKISFGGLYSLAIYALTAPILLDIVLQVFGTDLHNLVYYVIAIAYMYLAMKHFNLKEESEFSEPIDNY; this is translated from the coding sequence ATGGGTTTTTTTAATAAGATAATTTACAGTATGGGGAAATTTGAAAAGTATCCAGATATGGTTAAACAGGGTGTAGGTAAAGCATTTTTATACTTATTTTTATTTACACTCCTTTTTGGCACAATACATAGCATTATTATTGGTTTTCAGATCAATAAGGACATAGGAGGCTTTGTTTCAGATATTAGTGGGAACATTCCTGAATTTACTTTCTCAGATGGTATTCTTGATGTGAAAGAACCAATGCCAATTATCCATGAGGATTTGGATGGTAGTACACTTATTATCGATACGACTGGACAAACAACTCCTGATATTTTAGATCAGTATGAATCTGCTACTCTAATTTTATCAGACCGAGTGATTACAAAAGATAATGGATTTAAATCTGAAGAATTTTCTTTCGGTGATTTTGTGGGTATTACATTCGATCAGGATGATATAGTTGACAAATTGCCTTTGCTTCAATGGTTTAGTTTTATTGCTGCATTCTTTGTCTGGATTGGCTTTTTTATCGGAAAGTTATTCAGTTCGCTGTTATTAGCTTTGGTTGGTTTAATCCTTGTAGCGATTCGAAAAAAGAAGATATCGTTTGGAGGCTTATACAGTTTAGCCATTTATGCATTAACCGCACCAATTCTATTAGATATTGTGTTACAAGTATTTGGCACGGATCTGCACAATTTAGTTTATTATGTCATTGCAATTGCTTATATGTATCTAGCTATGAAGCACTTTAATCTAAAAGAAGAAAGTGAATTTAGCGAACCAATTGACAATTATTAA
- a CDS encoding metal-dependent hydrolase: MKVLRLGHAMYLLTSKCDKKFLIDPFFEMNPGCPEAFQNEAFLQTIDAVFLTHGHFDHTSGLHKLKDANPGCLVVAQYELAMILMQKGFKHVFPLNFGGSIQLEDTTITMVQARHSSSYGETEGAPIYAGESAGYIFDFDGDHTLYHSGDTALMLDMKLIQDVYRPTIAILSASGQFTMGPKEAAYAVKNLLDVDYVIPSHTFPSKETAASPETLSALVNAFPVVENMIGRDYEFKTALGNETRTKVVILGYGEEVSF; the protein is encoded by the coding sequence ATGAAGGTTTTGCGCTTAGGTCATGCGATGTATCTGCTAACAAGTAAGTGTGATAAGAAGTTTTTAATTGATCCATTTTTCGAAATGAATCCTGGTTGTCCAGAGGCCTTTCAAAATGAAGCATTCCTACAAACGATTGATGCTGTCTTTTTAACTCACGGTCATTTCGATCACACAAGTGGATTACATAAGCTTAAGGATGCAAATCCTGGCTGTCTTGTTGTTGCCCAATATGAGCTAGCGATGATCCTTATGCAAAAAGGCTTTAAACATGTATTCCCTCTGAATTTTGGTGGTTCAATCCAGCTGGAGGATACGACAATCACAATGGTTCAAGCACGTCATAGTTCTAGCTACGGTGAAACAGAGGGAGCTCCAATATATGCAGGTGAATCTGCAGGCTATATTTTTGACTTTGATGGTGATCATACGCTCTATCATTCTGGTGATACAGCACTTATGTTAGATATGAAACTGATACAAGACGTTTATCGCCCTACCATTGCCATCTTATCTGCTTCAGGACAATTTACAATGGGCCCTAAGGAAGCTGCATATGCAGTTAAAAATCTGCTAGATGTTGATTATGTCATTCCTAGTCATACTTTCCCATCTAAAGAAACAGCAGCATCACCAGAAACACTTTCTGCCCTAGTAAATGCTTTCCCTGTTGTTGAAAATATGATCGGTCGAGATTATGAGTTCAAGACAGCTCTTGGTAATGAAACTAGAACAAAGGTCGTTATTCTAGGATACGGTGAAGAAGTGAGTTTTTAA